The genomic stretch TAACTGAAGATGATGATTGATGATGAGTTAGTAATAATACACCAACTACGGCTACTATTGCTATTAGAATTATTGCTATGATAACATAAGAAGAGATTGCCTTAAACACTTTAAGCCTGAACATTTATATTTAATTAGAAATATTCCTATATTTAAATATTTTCATCAGTCCCTATATTAGAAGATTATATTTATATAGTCAAAATTTTTAAAACTTTTAGATAATTAATAGTAATTAATGCTTGAAGCTGAAGTGGAAAAACGTTACTCTGGTTTTGTTCTTAACACACAGTTTAAGGATAAAGGTATAATTTCGATTATAGGAAAAAATGGAAGTGGAAAGACTACTTTTCTTAGAATTTTATCTGGAATAATACAACCAGATAGAGGATATATAAAACTTGATGGAAAAGATATTACTAATTTACCTATAAACAAAAGAAATATTATCCTAATAAACCAAGAAACATATATACCTAGTTTTAATGTTAAGAAGCACCTCAGTTGGGGGGCAAAGATTAGAAAAATAAAAGTCGATGAGAAAGAGATTATTGAAATTGCCAAGATGTTAGACATACCAATTAGTGAAAATAAAAAAGTTGGGCAATTGAGCCTTGGTAATAAGGAAAAAGTTTCTCTTGCAACTGCTATTATAGCTAGACCCAGAGTTATACTAGTGGATGAAGGCTTTAGTAATATAAATAACAAGAGGAATTTCATAGAAAATTATATTAATCTAGCTAAAATGTACAGGATAGATATAATATATGTTACACAAGACATAGAAGATACAAAGCTAGCTGAAAAAACCTATATGATGGAAAATGGAAGCTTAAAATTGATTTAATACTCAAGTAACTTCTAAAACGTAAACGTTATTGACGTTTGTAAATGTATATCCGGTTTTAATAACCCTTCCGGCTTTTTCTAAAGCCTCATAAGAGGAATGAGAATAAATATAATACTCAATATTATCAACTACTGTATTTTCATCAATAATGCAGCCAGCATATTCACTATTTCCATCTATTCCGTCAGTAGCTATAGCATAGAGTTTAAATCTATAATTAGAATTTATTTTAACCCATTTCAAGAAACCTAAACAAACTTCACCATTTCTTCCTCCCTTACCTGCTTTACCTTCAATTTTTACATCTGGTTCTCCTCCAGCTAAAAGAGTATATGGAGGTTTTAAGCCTAGGTTACTAAAAGAAGTGTTAACAATTCCAGCCAAATTCTGACCAAAAGAGTACGCATCCCCCCTTATCTCACTGGATAAAATAATAGGATTTTGGACAATATCTCTTAATTTTCTTAAAACAGTATTTATATCTAGAATTAAAAAATTGAATGAATTATGAACCTCTTTCTTAGTCTCAACAAGATATTTAGAATATTCTCCTAAGCCTATTTTATTTAAGATGAGTTTAGCGTCATCTACGGTACTACTATCTGGTAAAGTTGGGCCACTACCTACAGCACTTAAATCCCCTCCTGGAACATCACTGACTATTAGAGTTAAAATAGGAGCCTTGGAGAATTCAGTTAATTTTCCGCCCTTAATTAATGATAAGTGTTTTCTTACGGTATTTATTTCATTAATACTTAATCCAGATTTAACCAATTTCTCATTAATTTCTCTCAATATCTCATAAGATATACTAGAATATTCTATTAATGCTGAAGCTCCACCAGAAAGAAGAAAAATTAGTAAATCATAATCTTCATTTTTTAAGAACTTAATAACTTCCATTCCTGCCTTAAAACTTAATTCGGAGATTTCTGGATGAGTAGATTCAATCACTTTAACCTTCGGAAGATGAACATAAGAACCTTTTGGAAGTACAACTAAACCTTTAACATCTTCAAGTTTATCTACAAAAAATTTAGCCATTTTATATGAAGCTTTTCCGACAGCAATTATTGCAAGTTTAGTATAAGGGAAATGATTACTATCAACTGTTATTTCGTTCTTCTTGATTGCTACTCTTTCATCTAAAGCTATATAAGGATCTGAAAATGTTAAGATTTTCTCTATTATTTTATCCATATTATTTAGTCTCCTTATATAATTCTGATGCAATTTTTTTACCTTTTTTCGTTAAATCATAATATATTCCCTTAGGCTTATGATCTAACTCCTTGGCCTTAACTTTTAGCCATGGTTTGACTGAAGACGTGACACTTCTTTTTAGTGCACCTTGAAACCTTTGTAATAGACCCTCTTCTTCTAATTTCTTACAAGCTTTTTCAATTTCATCTTCATTATATTTAGGTGCCCAACCACTTTCACCTAACAATCTCCTCGCCATGTACCAAGGATTATCAGGACCGTATTTGTAAATATGAATTAAGATTTTTTTCTCCAAATCTGAAAGTTCACTCACTAACCAACACCTCTTCAGCTAGTGCTCTAGGAATAGATTCTTTTTTACTATCAATTTCAATTACAAAATCATTTTCATTCTTTTTAATTAATTTTATCTCGACTCCGGGCTTAATATTTAGCTCGTCAGCCATAGATAAAATCCATTCTTCTTCTCTTATAATCATTATAACTTTATATGTTTTGTTGCATTCTGCTTCTGATAATTTTATTCCATTTATTTTAACTTCTCTTCCCGGAATAGGATGACCGTGAGGACAAGTTAAAGGCTTACCAAGAAGTTCATCAATTTTATCCACTACATCTTCTGGCCAGATGTGCTCAAGTCTATGAGCAAGCTGATGAGCCCTAATCCAATCAAGCCCTATTATATCAGTTAACAATCTTTCAGAAAGCCTATGAGCCTTAATTAACTTCTCAGCAATCTTTTTACCTTCAGCTGTTAATTTAATTTTCTTATTATCTCTTTCAATTAATCCAATTTTCTCTAATTTTTCAAGAGCTTTACTAACTGTACCGGGTGATACATTAAAAGCAAGAATAAGGTCAGAAACCCTGGCATAACCTTTGAGTAACTCAATTTCATACATCTCTTTTAAGTAATTTTCTAAAGGTTCAGATAATTCCATACAAAAAATTACTTAACGATAATTTTAGTTTTTACTGTTTGAATAAGCCTGGGTGTTTCTCCTTCTTCTTTTACAAATACGTTTACATTAGCCTGGAATTTACCTTCATAACCATGAGTTTTGAGATATTCCCTAACTCTATCAAGGGCCTCATCAATAGCTGATGAAATATGCTCATGCATTTTAGAAGCAATTTGTGGAACATCTAAATCTAATTCAGTTATCGCATAATATTTTTTTATTTCTTCCGAAGCTCTCATGTATATCTAAAATAAAACTTCTTTTCATCAAATTAAAATTTAAGGTTTTAATTTCGAACTAGAAAAGCTTAATATAAATGGAGTAATAACATATCATATATGTACAAAGTGATTTTTAAGATAATTAGTAATGGTTCTTTTACTAACTCCCTTAAGGAATTGAGAAAGGCTGGTTTCATTCCAATATATTTTAAGAGAGATAATGGCGTCGAAGAATATACTACTCTTTACAATTCTAATGATATTAATGAGGTTAAAGAAGCAATTATTGATTTTGCCTATTTGATCTCTAAGCAAGGTAAGAACGGAGGATACGATTTTGCTAAGATATATAAGGTTGAGGACAAGTATATTGGAAAACTAGCTGGAGGAGGTTTAGGAGCTCTATTAGGTTATCAGTTTGGAGGTATTGCTGGACTTATATTAGGAACATTAGGAGGAATATTTTTAGGTGAGTTATTCGATATATCATATGGTCAAACTTTAGTGGGGTTAATAAATTGGCCAATCCAATTAACCAGATAACTAAAAGAGGTTTAAGTATTTTATTAGGAGTTATAATGTTCCTAACATCAGTACTGCTAATTACTAAAGTTCATATTAATCTATCAGAGATATTATTCACGTTTAATCCTTATCCATTTTATTTCATAGGTTTAATATTTGGAGTTGAAAGAATATTTTACGGGATTACAGGTAGTTCAAAACTTCTTTCACTAATTATGGGTGGAGGAGAATATTCTTCATTAAGTACCTTAGCCTTATTTATATTCTTCTTGAGTTTTGGATTATATGTAATAATTTATACAATAGCTTATACGCAAATAATATTACAGATGTTAAATGTAATTAATGGGATTAGTTATTTGCTTTTCTCTTTAAGTATATTTAAGGCTTGGCACATGTGAAAAGTGTCCAAGCACCAATTTTTTCATAATCTACTTTAAGCCCAACCTCTTCAAATATTTTTATATAATAATCTGCAGGATGTATTCTTAACCCCCAAATCGTAGCTAAAAATTGACTTATCATATTATTTTTTGTTAAAATTGTTGCAACACATCTCTTGCCATGCTTTAGTACCCTATTTATTTCTCTAACTGCAACTAATACTGAAGGAAACATATGAAGAACAAACATTGCAGAAATACCATCGATAGATTCATCCGCAAAAGGAAGTTTTAATGCATTCCCTCTTACTGCGATCACGTTTGGTCTTTTACTCTTTAATATTTTCAAAAACTTATACGAAATATCAA from Sulfolobus sp. S-194 encodes the following:
- a CDS encoding ATP-binding cassette domain-containing protein, with translation MLEAEVEKRYSGFVLNTQFKDKGIISIIGKNGSGKTTFLRILSGIIQPDRGYIKLDGKDITNLPINKRNIILINQETYIPSFNVKKHLSWGAKIRKIKVDEKEIIEIAKMLDIPISENKKVGQLSLGNKEKVSLATAIIARPRVILVDEGFSNINNKRNFIENYINLAKMYRIDIIYVTQDIEDTKLAEKTYMMENGSLKLI
- a CDS encoding DUF2250 domain-containing protein; this encodes MSELSDLEKKILIHIYKYGPDNPWYMARRLLGESGWAPKYNEDEIEKACKKLEEEGLLQRFQGALKRSVTSSVKPWLKVKAKELDHKPKGIYYDLTKKGKKIASELYKETK
- a CDS encoding glycerate 2-kinase, with protein sequence MDKIIEKILTFSDPYIALDERVAIKKNEITVDSNHFPYTKLAIIAVGKASYKMAKFFVDKLEDVKGLVVLPKGSYVHLPKVKVIESTHPEISELSFKAGMEVIKFLKNEDYDLLIFLLSGGASALIEYSSISYEILREINEKLVKSGLSINEINTVRKHLSLIKGGKLTEFSKAPILTLIVSDVPGGDLSAVGSGPTLPDSSTVDDAKLILNKIGLGEYSKYLVETKKEVHNSFNFLILDINTVLRKLRDIVQNPIILSSEIRGDAYSFGQNLAGIVNTSFSNLGLKPPYTLLAGGEPDVKIEGKAGKGGRNGEVCLGFLKWVKINSNYRFKLYAIATDGIDGNSEYAGCIIDENTVVDNIEYYIYSHSSYEALEKAGRVIKTGYTFTNVNNVYVLEVT
- a CDS encoding metal-dependent transcriptional regulator — translated: MELSEPLENYLKEMYEIELLKGYARVSDLILAFNVSPGTVSKALEKLEKIGLIERDNKKIKLTAEGKKIAEKLIKAHRLSERLLTDIIGLDWIRAHQLAHRLEHIWPEDVVDKIDELLGKPLTCPHGHPIPGREVKINGIKLSEAECNKTYKVIMIIREEEWILSMADELNIKPGVEIKLIKKNENDFVIEIDSKKESIPRALAEEVLVSE
- a CDS encoding class I SAM-dependent methyltransferase; this encodes MSDIFRCPIDGSKFIKKWVCEKGHAFSEVDGIIDLLTEDIKSEKILDLIAPVYESVWAPLGLLITSGKSYSYIMRKAGEIVSGTIVLDIGTGTGKIFDYAKCEICMGLDISYKFLKILKSKRPNVIAVRGNALKLPFADESIDGISAMFVLHMFPSVLVAVREINRVLKHGKRCVATILTKNNMISQFLATIWGLRIHPADYYIKIFEEVGLKVDYEKIGAWTLFTCAKP